The Brevibacillus brevis genome contains a region encoding:
- a CDS encoding carbamoyl phosphate synthase small subunit, with protein sequence MRARLILEDGTEFIGTAFGATKESYGEVVFNTGLTGYQEVLSDPSYCGQIVTMTYPLIGNYGINRDDFEAVRPYIHGFVVREHCEAPSNWRNTNTLDELLKIYGIPGIAGIDTRMLTRKIRYHGTMKGMITTSEAPLAELVAALNGTTLMTDQVSRVSTKSVFSCPGTGHRVVLVDFGAKHGILRELTKRNCDVVVVPYNVTAEEIRRIQPDGILLSNGPGDPKDVPQAVEMIREILGEYPLFGICLGHQLFALASGADTTKMKFGHRGGNHPVKELPTGRTYITSQNHSYAVKEDSLAGTELEVTHIALNDGTIEGVRHAAKNAFSVQYHPEAAPGPYDSGYLFDQFLAMMETAKEEKTHAKTR encoded by the coding sequence ATGCGTGCAAGATTGATCTTGGAAGACGGAACAGAATTTATCGGGACGGCATTTGGAGCGACAAAGGAGTCCTACGGGGAAGTGGTTTTCAATACAGGGCTGACTGGCTATCAGGAGGTTTTGTCCGACCCATCCTACTGCGGACAGATCGTCACCATGACATACCCGCTGATCGGAAATTACGGGATCAATCGAGACGACTTTGAAGCTGTTCGTCCATACATTCACGGCTTCGTTGTTCGCGAGCATTGCGAGGCGCCAAGCAACTGGCGCAATACGAACACGCTCGATGAACTGCTGAAAATATACGGTATCCCAGGCATTGCCGGCATCGACACTCGGATGCTGACGAGAAAAATTCGTTACCACGGCACGATGAAGGGCATGATTACAACCAGTGAAGCCCCGTTGGCTGAATTGGTTGCTGCCTTAAACGGCACGACATTGATGACAGACCAAGTATCACGCGTGTCTACGAAAAGCGTCTTCAGCTGCCCAGGTACAGGCCATCGGGTAGTGCTCGTAGACTTCGGTGCCAAGCACGGGATTTTGCGCGAGCTGACCAAGCGCAACTGCGACGTAGTCGTTGTGCCTTACAATGTGACAGCAGAAGAGATTCGCCGCATTCAGCCGGACGGGATCCTCTTGTCCAACGGCCCTGGAGACCCGAAAGACGTACCGCAAGCCGTAGAGATGATTCGCGAAATCTTGGGTGAATATCCGCTGTTCGGAATTTGCCTCGGTCACCAGCTGTTCGCACTGGCATCTGGCGCTGACACGACGAAAATGAAATTCGGACACCGTGGCGGCAACCATCCGGTAAAAGAGCTGCCAACCGGACGCACTTATATCACATCCCAGAACCACAGCTATGCAGTCAAAGAAGACTCGCTCGCTGGCACGGAACTGGAAGTTACACATATCGCACTCAACGACGGCACCATCGAAGGCGTACGACATGCAGCAAAGAATGCATTCTCAGTACAGTACCATCCAGAAGCAGCTCCAGGTCCGTATGATTCCGGCTACCTGTTCGACCAGTTTCTTGCGATGATGGAAACCGCTAAGGAGGAAAAAACTCATGCCAAAACAAGATAA
- the carB gene encoding carbamoyl-phosphate synthase large subunit, whose translation MPKQDNLKKILVIGSGPIVIGQAAEFDYAGTQACEALKEEGMEVVLINSNPATIMTDTNMADKVYIEPITPEFVARVIRQEKPDGLLPTLGGQTGLNMAVALSEAGVLEQENVKLLGTKLESIKQAEDRDLFRSLMNELGEPVPESVIVSTVEEAVDFANQIGYPIIVRPAYTLGGTGGGICEDEETLREIVASGLKYSPITQCLIEKSIAGMKEIEYEVMRDANDNCIVVCNMENIDPVGVHTGDSIVVAPSQTLADREYQMLRSSALNIIRALGIEGGCNVQYALDPDSFQYYVIEVNPRVSRSSALASKATGYPIAKMAAKIAIGYTLDELKNPVTGQTYACFEPTLDYIVSKIPRWPFDKFQSANRKLGTQMKATGEVMAIGRTFEESIMKAIRSLEIGSYHIEIKGAGEISEEALKARLVHADDERLFLLAEALRRGWTIEQLHSLTKIDLFFLHKFHKMIAFEAELAKGLTSEKLYEAKRMGFTDRKIAELCGETEEAVHAMRREKGFVPVYKMVDTCAAEFEAQTPYYYSAYEVEDERIETGKKRVVVLGSGPIRIGQGIEFDYATVHAVWALREAGYEAVIINNNPETVSTDFNTSDRLYFEPLYIEDVMNILDVEKPEGVIVQFGGQTAINLADKLAARGIKILGTSLENIDAAENREKFEALLRELEIAQPPGKTVTSVEQAVVAAEGLGFPVLVRPSYVLGGRAMEIVYNQSELLEYMEKAVKVNPDHPVLVDRYMVGVEAEVDAICDGENVLIPGIMEHIERAGVHSGDSIAVYPPQSLSQAIKDELIDMTTKLARALQIKGLLNIQFVIYKDRPYVIEVNPRSSRTVPFLSKVTGIPMANIATKAILGHSIIEQGFTPGYHPEESMVSVKVPVFSFAKLRRVDITLGPEMKSTGEVMGRESTLAKALYKGLVAAGMNIPTQGTLLVTVADKDKEEALDIVKRFRHLGFKLMATAGTADYLEQAGLQVTRVSKLSEGTPNLLDVIHTGEANIVLNTLTKGKTPQRDGFRIRREAVENGAVCLTSLDTASALLHVLETITFSTEAMPAQRAGAKVAVTV comes from the coding sequence ATGCCAAAACAAGATAATCTGAAAAAAATCCTCGTAATCGGCTCTGGACCAATCGTCATCGGGCAGGCTGCAGAATTTGACTATGCAGGCACGCAAGCATGCGAAGCGTTAAAAGAAGAGGGCATGGAGGTAGTTCTGATCAACTCCAACCCGGCGACCATCATGACCGATACAAACATGGCAGACAAAGTATATATCGAGCCAATCACACCTGAATTCGTAGCGCGCGTCATTCGTCAAGAGAAGCCGGATGGACTTCTGCCTACGCTTGGAGGTCAAACAGGCTTGAACATGGCTGTTGCCCTCTCAGAAGCAGGCGTGCTCGAGCAAGAAAATGTAAAGCTGCTCGGAACCAAGCTGGAATCGATCAAGCAAGCAGAAGACCGCGACCTGTTCCGCTCCCTCATGAATGAACTGGGCGAGCCAGTACCTGAATCAGTCATCGTGAGCACGGTAGAAGAAGCTGTCGATTTTGCAAATCAAATCGGTTATCCGATCATCGTTCGTCCTGCCTACACCTTGGGTGGTACAGGCGGCGGAATTTGTGAAGATGAAGAAACCCTCCGCGAGATCGTTGCAAGCGGATTGAAATACTCTCCGATTACGCAATGCTTGATCGAGAAAAGCATTGCCGGCATGAAAGAAATCGAGTACGAAGTGATGCGCGATGCCAACGACAACTGCATCGTAGTCTGCAACATGGAAAACATCGACCCAGTCGGCGTGCATACAGGTGACTCCATCGTAGTAGCGCCTAGCCAAACACTGGCTGACCGCGAATATCAAATGCTGCGCTCGTCCGCACTGAACATCATCCGGGCGCTCGGTATCGAGGGTGGCTGCAACGTACAATACGCACTCGACCCGGACAGCTTCCAGTACTATGTGATCGAAGTGAACCCGCGTGTGAGCCGCTCTTCCGCACTGGCTTCCAAGGCAACAGGCTACCCAATCGCAAAAATGGCAGCCAAAATCGCAATCGGCTACACACTCGATGAACTGAAAAACCCGGTGACAGGCCAAACATACGCATGCTTCGAGCCTACACTGGACTACATCGTCAGCAAAATTCCACGCTGGCCGTTCGACAAGTTCCAATCCGCCAACCGCAAGCTCGGTACGCAAATGAAAGCGACCGGAGAAGTCATGGCGATCGGTCGGACTTTTGAAGAATCGATCATGAAAGCCATCCGTTCCTTGGAAATCGGCAGCTATCACATCGAGATCAAGGGAGCAGGCGAAATCAGCGAGGAAGCACTGAAAGCACGACTGGTGCACGCGGATGACGAACGCCTCTTCCTGCTGGCAGAAGCACTGCGCCGTGGCTGGACGATCGAACAACTGCACAGCCTGACCAAGATCGATCTGTTCTTCCTGCACAAGTTCCATAAAATGATTGCCTTTGAAGCGGAACTGGCAAAAGGCTTGACGAGTGAAAAGCTGTACGAAGCTAAACGCATGGGCTTCACGGATCGCAAAATTGCTGAGCTGTGCGGTGAGACAGAAGAAGCGGTACACGCAATGCGCAGAGAAAAAGGCTTTGTACCTGTATATAAAATGGTAGATACTTGCGCGGCAGAATTCGAAGCGCAAACACCGTACTACTACTCCGCGTATGAAGTGGAAGACGAGCGCATCGAGACTGGCAAAAAACGTGTGGTCGTGCTGGGCTCCGGACCAATCCGCATTGGTCAAGGAATCGAGTTTGACTATGCAACTGTCCACGCTGTCTGGGCACTGAGAGAAGCGGGCTATGAAGCGGTCATTATCAACAACAACCCGGAGACTGTTTCTACAGACTTCAACACTTCTGATCGCCTGTACTTCGAGCCGCTGTACATCGAAGACGTTATGAACATTCTCGATGTGGAAAAACCAGAGGGTGTCATCGTACAATTCGGCGGACAAACCGCGATCAACCTGGCTGACAAGCTGGCTGCACGCGGAATCAAAATCTTGGGTACGAGTCTGGAAAACATCGACGCAGCGGAAAATCGCGAGAAATTCGAAGCGCTGCTGCGCGAGCTGGAAATCGCTCAACCACCAGGCAAAACGGTGACGTCAGTCGAGCAGGCAGTTGTAGCAGCAGAAGGTCTTGGCTTCCCTGTCCTGGTTCGCCCATCCTACGTACTTGGCGGACGTGCGATGGAAATCGTCTACAACCAGTCCGAACTGTTGGAGTACATGGAGAAAGCGGTGAAGGTAAATCCTGATCACCCTGTACTGGTAGACCGTTACATGGTTGGGGTAGAAGCGGAAGTCGATGCGATCTGCGACGGCGAAAACGTTCTGATCCCAGGCATCATGGAGCATATCGAACGCGCAGGGGTGCACTCCGGTGACTCTATCGCCGTATATCCTCCACAATCCTTGTCCCAAGCGATCAAGGATGAACTGATCGACATGACGACGAAGCTGGCGCGTGCCCTGCAAATCAAAGGCTTGCTCAACATCCAGTTCGTCATCTATAAAGACCGCCCATACGTAATCGAGGTCAATCCGCGTTCGTCTCGTACGGTGCCATTCCTCTCCAAAGTAACGGGGATTCCAATGGCGAACATCGCAACGAAAGCGATCCTTGGTCACTCGATCATCGAACAAGGCTTTACACCGGGCTACCATCCAGAGGAGTCGATGGTTTCTGTCAAAGTACCAGTCTTCTCCTTCGCAAAGCTGCGCCGCGTCGATATTACGCTCGGCCCTGAAATGAAATCGACCGGAGAAGTCATGGGTCGCGAGAGCACGCTGGCAAAAGCGTTGTACAAAGGCTTGGTCGCAGCAGGCATGAATATCCCGACACAAGGCACCTTGCTCGTAACCGTAGCAGATAAAGACAAGGAAGAAGCGTTAGACATCGTGAAACGCTTCCGCCACCTCGGCTTCAAGCTGATGGCAACCGCAGGCACAGCCGATTATTTGGAGCAAGCGGGACTGCAAGTCACACGCGTAAGCAAATTGTCCGAAGGCACGCCAAACCTGTTGGATGTCATCCATACAGGCGAAGCGAACATCGTACTCAATACACTGACAAAAGGCAAAACGCCACAACGCGACGGCTTCCGCATTCGTCGGGAAGCAGTAGAGAACGGCGCCGTATGCTTGACTTCACTGGATACAGCTTCCGCTCTCCTGCACGTACTGGAGACGATCACATTCTCTACAGAAGCAATGCCAGCCCAGCGTGCTGGTGCAAAAGTGGCAGTAACTGTATAA
- the pyrF gene encoding orotidine-5'-phosphate decarboxylase, giving the protein MQQQLTDIRERMIVALDFSSLDEVKKCIEPLQGHIRYVKVGMELAYAEGPAIVSFLKEKGLKVFLDLKVHDIPNTAKGAMRSLARLGADMVNVHAAGGVAMMAAAREGLEQGTAAGAARPLLIGVTMLTSTGLQTMNQELAIPGAVEDVVVHYALMTKQAGLDGVVASPLEVPMIKKAAGDAFVTVTPGIRPLGADQGDQTRITTPEQAFRLGSDYLVIGRAITVAKDPVGVWQSIVAAVEKDRS; this is encoded by the coding sequence GTGCAACAACAACTAACCGATATTCGCGAACGCATGATTGTTGCGCTCGACTTTTCCTCACTGGATGAAGTCAAGAAGTGCATCGAGCCTCTACAGGGGCATATCCGCTATGTAAAAGTGGGGATGGAGCTCGCTTACGCAGAAGGGCCAGCGATCGTTTCCTTCTTGAAGGAAAAAGGACTCAAAGTATTCCTCGACTTGAAGGTTCACGATATTCCCAATACCGCTAAAGGCGCGATGAGAAGCCTTGCGCGTCTGGGAGCAGACATGGTAAACGTTCATGCGGCAGGCGGCGTAGCCATGATGGCGGCAGCGAGAGAAGGCTTGGAGCAAGGGACAGCGGCAGGTGCTGCTCGTCCCCTCCTGATCGGTGTGACGATGCTGACATCCACTGGTTTGCAAACGATGAATCAAGAATTGGCGATTCCAGGTGCGGTAGAAGATGTTGTGGTGCACTATGCGCTGATGACCAAGCAAGCTGGTTTGGATGGGGTCGTTGCTTCTCCACTAGAAGTACCGATGATCAAAAAAGCTGCTGGAGACGCATTTGTAACCGTAACGCCAGGCATTCGTCCACTGGGAGCGGATCAAGGCGATCAGACGCGCATCACGACGCCAGAGCAGGCATTCCGCTTGGGCAGCGATTACCTTGTGATTGGTCGCGCTATTACGGTTGCAAAAGATCCAGTCGGGGTTTGGCAAAGTATCGTCGCAGCAGTGGAAAAAGACCGTTCGTAA
- the pyrE gene encoding orotate phosphoribosyltransferase, producing the protein MTTMTTAKQIAANLLEIGAVHLRPEQPFTWTSGIKSPIYCDNRITMSYPHVRRAIAKAFADLIKEQYPDAQVVAGTATAGIPHAAWVAELLDLPMIYVRDKAKGHGRQNQIEGALAAGQKVVVIEDLISTGGSSLKAAQAVQAEGGEVLGVVAIFSYQFPDAQALFEEAGIPCTTISNYTALLEVASEQGVITSEQEKVLGEWRKSPRTFFE; encoded by the coding sequence ATGACGACAATGACAACCGCTAAGCAAATTGCAGCGAATCTTCTTGAAATCGGGGCAGTTCATCTGCGACCGGAGCAACCTTTTACATGGACGTCCGGGATCAAATCCCCGATCTACTGCGACAACCGGATCACGATGTCCTATCCGCATGTGCGCCGTGCCATTGCGAAAGCATTTGCTGATTTGATCAAAGAGCAGTACCCAGATGCGCAAGTCGTGGCGGGAACAGCGACTGCTGGTATTCCACATGCTGCATGGGTTGCAGAGCTGCTTGATCTGCCTATGATATACGTACGGGACAAGGCAAAAGGCCACGGTCGCCAAAATCAGATTGAGGGCGCATTGGCAGCTGGTCAAAAGGTAGTCGTAATTGAAGACCTGATTTCCACAGGTGGCAGCTCCTTGAAAGCAGCCCAAGCAGTACAGGCTGAGGGTGGAGAGGTACTGGGGGTCGTAGCCATTTTCAGCTACCAATTCCCGGATGCCCAAGCCTTGTTTGAGGAAGCAGGCATTCCTTGCACCACCATCTCGAATTACACAGCACTTTTGGAAGTAGCATCAGAGCAAGGAGTTATTACTAGCGAACAGGAAAAAGTATTGGGCGAATGGCGGAAATCTCCACGTACTTTTTTTGAATAA
- a CDS encoding GNAT family N-acetyltransferase, with protein sequence MVHTRPFEYEQDEAFIWELYCSTRTEEMALWGWSESDKLAFLQSQFMMQQKSYQMQFPAQNHQIILRSEQPIGRMITDARGDALHLVDISLLPAYRGQGVGSGMIGDLQKEALALQLPIRLCVLQGNPAFRLYERLHFSVTDSTGLYIQMEWQPLLQK encoded by the coding sequence ATGGTACATACCAGACCTTTTGAATATGAGCAAGACGAAGCCTTTATTTGGGAATTGTACTGTTCTACCAGAACCGAAGAAATGGCTCTTTGGGGTTGGAGTGAGTCGGACAAGCTTGCTTTTTTACAGTCGCAGTTTATGATGCAGCAGAAATCTTACCAAATGCAGTTTCCCGCTCAAAATCATCAAATCATTCTCCGATCCGAGCAGCCTATCGGTCGTATGATTACAGATGCGAGAGGAGATGCACTGCATCTCGTAGATATTTCTTTGCTGCCTGCTTATCGGGGACAGGGTGTTGGTTCAGGTATGATTGGCGATCTGCAAAAAGAGGCACTAGCTTTGCAATTACCAATCCGTTTATGTGTTCTACAAGGGAATCCCGCCTTTCGACTATATGAACGACTCCATTTCAGCGTGACAGACTCAACGGGTCTGTATATCCAAATGGAATGGCAGCCACTTCTGCAAAAATGA
- a CDS encoding phage tail protein, with protein MAEPFLGEIRMFGGDYAPQGWALCNGQILSISEYDTLFSLIGTTYGGDGQTTFALPDLRGRIPLHQGKNPSTGTTYVMGEKNGVESVTLTVSQLPAHTHTVHASSQPGTQNSPANAVWAKNAQQYSANAPDGVMNASSLSAVGGNQPHSNLMPYTVINFIIALYGIYPQQN; from the coding sequence ATGGCAGAGCCATTTCTTGGAGAAATCAGGATGTTTGGAGGAGATTATGCACCACAAGGATGGGCATTATGCAATGGACAGATCTTATCTATTTCTGAATACGACACGCTGTTTAGTTTGATTGGAACCACATATGGCGGGGATGGACAAACGACTTTTGCGTTGCCTGATTTACGGGGACGTATCCCGCTCCATCAAGGCAAAAATCCGAGTACAGGAACTACCTACGTGATGGGTGAAAAAAATGGTGTGGAATCAGTCACCTTAACCGTCTCGCAATTGCCCGCGCATACGCATACGGTCCACGCATCATCGCAGCCAGGAACTCAGAACAGCCCTGCCAATGCGGTATGGGCAAAGAATGCGCAGCAATATTCAGCGAATGCACCTGATGGAGTGATGAACGCGTCCAGCTTGAGCGCTGTAGGTGGAAATCAACCACACAGTAACCTGATGCCGTATACGGTTATTAATTTCATCATCGCTCTGTATGGGATTTATCCTCAACAAAATTAA
- a CDS encoding phage tail protein, with product MEPFLGEIRFFPFSFAPEGWALCNGAVLSINGNQALYSLLGVTYGGNGTTTFALPDLRGRVPVHKNNQQDRPIVPLGMLAGEETHVLTTNEIPAHTHTATGSNAAANEKVCAGNYWAQASTTTYGTTPDTTMSESALQTIGNSAPHYNMQPYLVGNFCIAIQGIYPSRD from the coding sequence ATGGAACCATTTCTTGGAGAAATTCGATTTTTTCCATTTTCATTTGCGCCAGAGGGTTGGGCTTTGTGTAATGGTGCGGTGCTGTCTATCAACGGAAACCAGGCACTGTATTCCTTGCTAGGAGTTACTTATGGGGGGAACGGGACAACCACGTTTGCTCTACCCGATTTAAGAGGGCGTGTCCCTGTTCATAAAAACAATCAACAGGATCGTCCAATCGTACCGCTTGGTATGTTAGCTGGCGAAGAAACGCATGTATTAACGACAAACGAGATACCCGCCCATACCCATACGGCAACCGGCTCAAATGCAGCTGCCAATGAAAAAGTATGCGCTGGGAACTACTGGGCACAAGCTTCCACTACAACCTATGGGACAACCCCTGATACGACGATGAGCGAGAGCGCGTTGCAAACGATAGGAAACAGTGCACCTCATTATAATATGCAGCCGTATTTGGTCGGGAATTTTTGTATCGCGATTCAAGGGATTTACCCGTCAAGAGACTAG
- a CDS encoding phage tail protein, whose protein sequence is MDPYIGEIRIFGGNFAPRDWAFCDGQLIPISSNPVLYSILGTKYGGDGKTTFALPNLRATAPMNQGEGPGLTPRVAGETGGAANITLLQNDIPAHTHVPNACVTPTEDTPTGAKWSSTVGRGAVIPYSNTSDGTQLSPEAIGMTGGTQPHNNMQPYLGLSFIICVRGGNFPSRG, encoded by the coding sequence ATGGATCCGTATATTGGAGAAATTCGTATCTTCGGTGGCAATTTCGCACCGAGGGACTGGGCTTTTTGTGATGGACAATTGATCCCGATCTCTTCCAATCCTGTATTGTATTCAATATTGGGCACGAAGTATGGTGGAGATGGCAAAACGACATTCGCCCTTCCTAACTTAAGAGCTACAGCCCCGATGAACCAGGGGGAAGGACCTGGATTGACACCGCGTGTGGCAGGTGAGACAGGTGGTGCTGCCAACATCACGCTGCTGCAAAACGATATTCCGGCGCATACTCATGTTCCGAATGCGTGCGTAACTCCTACAGAGGATACACCAACAGGAGCGAAATGGTCTTCTACCGTTGGCCGAGGAGCTGTCATTCCTTACTCCAACACGAGTGATGGAACACAGCTTAGCCCAGAGGCAATCGGCATGACAGGCGGGACTCAACCACATAATAATATGCAACCCTATCTCGGACTCTCGTTTATCATTTGTGTGAGAGGCGGAAATTTTCCGTCGAGAGGATAG
- a CDS encoding ATP-binding protein: MTKIEILKSMLTSDQRNAPVWLLLGLEHAEQGDRTEALQAFTQALAYGNEAMKEKIVIELNKLQKESPFSRTLKGISQKDSSTYTTMFPPKIRVIEGGKGKTTAISVQLVEKTAGFGMVGGLGRVKEAIFQRLLHPISQRLPQKKSTILLYGPSGCGKSLLAKATAEECQARFFSMKITGGRRMHTSNRQFNIHDLLATVPADKQLLFFLDELDASSHDEEHPNSKRRQGIDSKWLQQIAEAGECDERFVLMGATNVPWELEPSLLRAAGFDHWIFVGPPDRQAREDIFRLKLEDRPSEMLDYEQLAGWTEFYSGADIEYVVELATEQVWHDIVTKGVDRPIQMSDLREAIAATYPTTIEWLRTLKEHLKQVDYNGIYDEVWDYLSLHSRI, from the coding sequence ATGACGAAGATAGAAATACTGAAGAGCATGTTGACGAGCGATCAACGCAATGCGCCAGTATGGCTGTTATTAGGGTTAGAGCATGCTGAGCAGGGGGATCGTACGGAGGCTTTACAGGCGTTTACGCAGGCGCTTGCCTATGGAAATGAAGCGATGAAGGAAAAAATTGTGATCGAGCTCAACAAGCTGCAAAAGGAATCCCCATTTTCGCGGACGTTAAAAGGGATCAGCCAGAAGGATTCCTCTACATATACGACGATGTTTCCACCTAAGATACGCGTCATAGAAGGGGGAAAAGGGAAGACCACCGCGATATCGGTTCAACTCGTTGAGAAAACAGCGGGTTTTGGAATGGTCGGCGGGCTTGGACGAGTAAAAGAGGCAATCTTTCAAAGACTCCTACATCCTATTTCGCAACGGCTGCCTCAAAAGAAAAGTACCATTTTACTTTACGGACCATCGGGATGCGGAAAATCTTTGTTAGCAAAAGCAACCGCAGAAGAATGCCAAGCTCGTTTTTTCTCCATGAAGATCACAGGCGGTCGACGTATGCATACTTCGAACAGGCAGTTCAACATCCATGACTTACTGGCAACAGTCCCTGCCGATAAACAGCTTCTGTTCTTTTTAGATGAGCTAGACGCTTCCAGCCATGACGAAGAGCATCCGAACTCCAAACGTAGACAGGGGATCGATTCCAAATGGCTTCAGCAGATAGCGGAGGCAGGCGAGTGCGACGAACGATTCGTCCTGATGGGCGCAACCAACGTTCCATGGGAATTGGAGCCTTCCCTGCTCCGAGCGGCTGGTTTTGATCACTGGATTTTTGTCGGACCGCCAGATCGGCAAGCACGGGAGGATATTTTTCGCTTAAAACTGGAGGACCGTCCTTCTGAGATGCTCGATTATGAACAATTAGCAGGATGGACAGAGTTTTATTCGGGGGCAGACATCGAGTATGTAGTGGAGCTTGCGACGGAGCAGGTATGGCATGATATCGTAACAAAAGGGGTAGATCGCCCGATTCAGATGAGCGATCTACGGGAGGCTATTGCAGCTACCTATCCAACAACCATTGAGTGGTTGAGGACCTTGAAGGAACATTTGAAACAAGTGGATTACAACGGAATTTATGATGAAGTGTGGGACTACCTGTCTCTTCATAGTAGAATCTGA
- the kynB gene encoding arylformamidase, which yields MKIIDISRPLMAGMPTWPGDTPFHYVVNWPKAESGSVNVGKITMSVHTGTHVDAPFHFDDDGRKMAALPLDLYMGEARVVELTGRSSIGPEDFAQIDLEGVERLLLKTLSWSDPNQFPSTICHLRADLPAFLAKKGIRLIGVDVPSVDPLDSKELAAHHGLHQHDIHILEGLLLDHVESGDYELIALPLLLMEADGSPVRAILRRS from the coding sequence ATGAAAATAATAGATATATCCCGTCCGCTCATGGCAGGTATGCCGACCTGGCCAGGGGACACTCCCTTTCACTATGTCGTAAACTGGCCCAAAGCGGAGAGTGGCTCAGTCAATGTCGGTAAAATAACGATGAGTGTACATACGGGTACACATGTGGATGCTCCATTCCATTTCGATGATGATGGCCGAAAAATGGCAGCTTTGCCCTTGGACCTGTACATGGGAGAGGCAAGAGTAGTAGAGCTTACTGGACGTTCCAGCATTGGCCCAGAAGATTTTGCCCAGATTGATCTGGAGGGGGTGGAACGCTTGCTGCTCAAAACGTTATCATGGAGCGACCCCAATCAGTTTCCGTCAACCATCTGTCATCTGCGAGCAGATTTGCCAGCGTTCCTCGCCAAAAAAGGCATTCGGCTGATTGGAGTGGATGTCCCATCCGTTGATCCGTTGGACAGCAAGGAACTGGCTGCTCATCATGGACTTCACCAGCATGATATTCATATTTTGGAGGGGCTCCTGCTCGATCATGTGGAATCGGGTGATTACGAACTGATCGCACTGCCGCTGCTTTTGATGGAAGCAGATGGAAGTCCGGTACGTGCAATCTTGCGTCGTTCGTAA